A genome region from Arachis duranensis cultivar V14167 chromosome 8, aradu.V14167.gnm2.J7QH, whole genome shotgun sequence includes the following:
- the LOC107460796 gene encoding uncharacterized protein LOC107460796 codes for MPLSKQQLLSRLQELQIEFSRYEHPVVLTVEAQAKYVGHLGGGLSKNLFLKDKKNRFYIVSALADTKVDLKVLSQRLGLGKGGLRMAPEEALGEILQVSLGCVTPFALVNESARDVSLLLDQGFKAQTHCFFHPLSNDMSISLNASGLDKFLKSIGRNPSYVDLEANPPVGKDQPPDLAALVPSGSIVLPDQPEKQPSSQVPKDGNLVSVDNSSKTVSGKAVKPAVSEKNAKGAPVKNERLSSSSANVGQFVEEILQKTSELVLLQINEGNIKQHGEQLGTVVSDNLQKNLSSDFKNLAMIFKNTAYTEGFHAGTQHQRRGF; via the exons ATGCCTCTTTCAAAGCAACAACTCCTTTCTCGTTTACAg GAACTTCAGATCGAGTTTTCTCGTTACGAGCATCCTGTTGTTTTGACTGTTGAGGCTCAG GCAAAGTATGTTGGACATTTGGGGGGAGGATTGAgtaaaaatttgtttttgaag GACAAGAAAAACAGATTTTATATCGTTTCTGCTTTAGCTGATACCAAGGTAGATCTTAAAG TGCTATCTCAGCGGCTTGGTTTAGGAAAAGGGGGTCTTAGAATGGCACCTGAAGAGGCTTTGGGTGAAATACTTCAG GTGTCTCTGGGTTGTGTTACTCCATTTGCATTAGTGAATGAATCAGCACg AGATGTTTCACTTTTATTGGACCAAGGATTCAAGGCACAGACGCATTGCTTCTTCCACCCATTGTCAAATGACATGTCCATAT CTCTAAATGCAAGTGGTCTTGACAAATTTCTTAAATCAATAGGAAGAAATCCCTCATATGTTGATTTGGAG GCCAATCCTCCAGTGGGGAAAGATCAACCACCTGATCTTGCTGCTCTAGTTCCATCCGGTTCAATAGTTTTGCCTGATCAGCCAGAAAAGCAACCTTCTTCACAAGTTCCTAAGGACGGAAACCTTGTTTCTGTGGATAACAGTTCCAAGACAGTTTCAG GCAAAGCTGTCAAGCCAGCTGTTAGTGAGAAAAATGCAAAGGGGGCACCAGTAAAAAATGAACGTTTATCAAGCTCCTCAGCTAATGTTGGGCAATTCGTTGAGGAGATTTTGCAAAAAACATCTGAATTAGTGCTTTTGCAG ATCAATGAAGGAAATATAAAGCAACATGGAGAGCAGCTTGGTACCGTGGTATCCGACAATTTACAGAAAAACCTGAGCTCAGATTTCAAAAACCTTGCT ATGATATTTAAGAACACCGCATACACAGAAGGGTTCCATGCTGGTACTCAACATCAGCGCAGGGGCTTTTGA
- the LOC107460798 gene encoding ethylene-responsive transcription factor ERF014 — MVKAEEKIQRETAMKNNNKQKKYKGVRMRSWGSWVSEIRAPNQKTRIWLGSYSTAEAAARAYDAALLCLKGSSANLNFPLTSSTYINIIPHNQDSSSSSSSATMSPKSIQRVAAAAAANCTFVDDISNNANATTPSSSSSSSSSSSSSLVSSPSMVSSPSEQTTDDDVVDAASLIMSSTTTTTSCDESMAMMEEPWYNTFDDALDQMLSGFFDLDSSQLLGDLYEEESDIRLWSFC; from the coding sequence ATGGTTAAGGCAGAAGAGAAGATCCAAAGAGAGACAGCAatgaagaataataataagcaGAAGAAGTACAAGGGAGTGAGAATGAGGAGTTGGGGATCATGGGTTTCAGAGATTAGAGCACCAAATCAGAAAACAAGAATATGGTTAGGTTCATATTCAACTGCAGAAGCTGCTGCTAGAGCCTATGATGCTGCACTTCTCTGTCTTAAAGGCTCTTCTGCAAATCTCAATTTCCCATTAACTTCTTCTACTTACATTAACATCATCCCTCATAATcaagattcttcttcttcttcttcatctgcTACTATGTCTCCAAAATCAATTCAAAgagttgctgctgctgctgctgctaatTGCACCTTTGTTGATGACATCAGCAACAATGCTAATGCTACAACaccttcatcatcttcttcttcttcttcttcatcatcatcatcattggtGTCATCACCATCAATGGTTTCATCTCCCTCTGAACAAACTACTGATGATGATGTTGTAGATGCAGCATCACTCATCATGTCTtcaactactactactactagcTGTGATGAATCCATGGCTATGATGGAAGAGCCTTGGTACAACACCTTTGATGATGCTCTTGATCAGATGCTGAGTGGTTTCTTTGACCTTGATTCATCTCAGCTTCTTGGTGATCTTTATGAAGAAGAAAGTGACATTCGTTTGTGGAGTTTCTGTTAG
- the LOC107460797 gene encoding E3 ubiquitin-protein ligase RING1-like, which translates to MSLSPPRERSNNNNNGFQLYWCFQCNRMVRAAHDNNPSCPRCFGQFIQEINMPTPRLFLDFTPNTNDPSPQPRLLEALSLMLDPAFQQPRRRPRIRIRRRQPSDTSDPHPTTRPRTWIIVHPIGASPEELEAMVPPPRRDRPVVPIGVDSRDYFLGPGPNELIEQITENDRPGPAPAAERAIRGIPRVKIEAQHLKENSQCPVCQEEFEVGEEVRELPCKHVYHSDCIVPWLRLHNSCPVCRHEVPDGDDDDECVAEGRFQRCLRWTRVSSLWPFHHHRRRVHPADQGPGENNNATASLRAPNPRRSCTIL; encoded by the exons ATGTCTCTGAGTCCACCAAGAGAAAgaagcaacaacaataacaatggaTTCCAACTATACTGGTGCTTCCAGTGCAACCGCATGGTGCGAGCCGCACACGATAACAACCCATCCTGTCCACGCTGCTTTGGCCAATTCATCCAAGAAATCAACATGCCAACCCCAAGACTCTTTCTCGATTTTACCCCTAACACTAACGACCCTTCTCCACAGCCCCGTCTTCTAGAAGCTCTCTCCCTCATGCTCGATCCCGCCTTCCAACAACCCCGTCGCCGCCCCCGCATCCGCATCCGCCGCCGCCAACCTTCCGACACATCCGACCCCCACCCTACAACTCGTCCCCGAACCTGGATCATCGTCCATCCCATCGGTGCTTCCCCCGAGGAGCTCGAAGCCATGGTTCCGCCGCCGCGCCGCGACCGTCCGGTGGTGCCGATCGGGGTGGACTCCAGGGACTACTTCCTTGGTCCGGGACCGAACGAACTGATCGAGCAGATTACCGAGAATGATAGGCCGGGTCCGGCGCCGGCGGCGGAGAGAGCGATCAGAGGGATACCGAGGGTGAAGATAGAAGCACAGCATCTGAAAGAGAATTCTCAGTGTCCGGTTTGTCAGGAAGAGTTTGAGGTTGGTGAAGAAGTGAGGGAGCTTCCATGTAAGCATGTTTATCACTCTGATTGCATTGTTCCGTGGCTGAGGCTTCATAATTCTTGCCCCGTTTGCCGCCATGAGGTGCccgatggtgatgatgatgatgaatgtgtTGCTGAGGGGAGGTTTCAGAGGTGCTTGAGGTGGACGAGGGTTTCTTCTCTTTGGCCATTTCATCACCACCGTCGACGTGTTCATCCTGCTGATCAAGGACCAGGAGAGAATAATAACGCTACTGCTTCTCTCAGGG CACCTAATCCAAGACGCTCTTGCACCATTCTTTAA